The Morococcus cerebrosus sequence GCGGCTCCGCTGAGTGCGGCGCGTTTGGCGGCGGTGACTTTGGTGTACATGCCGCCGGTGCCGACGCTGCTGCCCGCACCGCCCGCCATGCTTTCGAGGTCGGGATGGTCGGCTGCGATGGTCGGAATCAGTTTGGCTTGCGGATTTTTGCGCGGGTCGCTGTCGTACAGGCCTTTTTGGTCGGTCAGAAGGACGAGTGCGTCGGCTTCGATGAGGTTGGTCACGAGCGCACCGAGGGTGTCGTTGTCGCCGAGTTTGATTTCGTCGGTGGTAACGGTGTCGTTTTCATTGATGACGGGGACGATGCCTTTGGACAACAGGGTTTGCAAGGTGCTGCGGGCGTTGAGGTAGCGGGTGCGGTTGCTCAAATCGTCGTGGGTGAGCAGGATTTGGGCGGTGCGGATGCCGTGCGGTGCGAACGCGTTTTCGTAGGCTTGGGCGATGCCGGTTTGCCCGACGGCGGCGGCGGCTTGCAGCTCGTTGATGGCGGTGGGGCGTTTGCTCCAGCCCAGCCGTTTGATGCCTTCGGCGATGGCGCCGCTGGAAACGAGGACGGTTTGCACGCCTTGTTTGCCCAGTTCGGCGATTTGTGCCGCCCAACGGTCGAGTGCGGCTTGGTCTATGCCTTTGCCGCCCGCGGTAACGAGGCTGGAGCCGACTTTGACGACAAGGGTGCGGATGTTGGAGAGATTTTGCAGGGACATGGTTTTTCTCGTTTGTTCGGGGTGGCGGGATAGGCGGGAGGTCGTCTGAAAAGCTTATTCGCGGTTGCGCGCGTGCCAGAAATAACGCCATACGAAACAAGGGAAGGCGAATATCAGGTAGAGGCAGACTACGGTGGCGTAAAATTCCCAGTCTTGATGCTGAACCGCGCCAGCGCGGGATTCGAGAATGTAGGCGAGGACCGCGGTCAGGATGAAGCCTGCCGCCAATTCGACGAGGTGATGCCCGATATGTTTGCGCTTGAGCTGGAATACACCGAAAAATTTGGTGGTAACGAAGGGGGCATTGGCGAAGATGAGTGCCAATACCAAAAGGATGTACATGGATGCGGTCATGATGTATGTGTCTTTCTGTTTTCAGACGGCCTCTTTGATTCAAAAGGTCGTCTGAAAAAACAATCTTGGGCTGCGTATCTTAACAAAAACGGCAGCCTCTGACACGGCTGCCGTTTCGGTTCATCACTTTACAAGGTGTTTTCCAAAGCCCTAGCACACCAGTCAATCACCGTTTGCGGCATGATGCCCCACAAAATCAGCAGGAACGCGTTGACGCTTAGGAAGAATTTGGCGGCATAGTTGCTGCCGACGGGTTGGTCATGGGTAGATTCGTCGAAATACATCACTTTGACCACGCGCAGGTAGTAGAACGCGCCGATTAACGACATCACCACGGCGAACACGGCAAGTACGATGTATGTGCTGCCCGCCATGGCGGCGTTTTGGGCGGTCGATGCGCTCAACAAAGCCTTAATCACGCCGAATTTGGCGTAAAAGCCCATCAGCGGCGGAATACCCGCCATTGAGAACATCGCCAACAGCATCAGGAAGGCAAACCAAGCATGGCGTTGGTTCAAACCTGCCAAGTCTTTGATTTCTTCGCACTCAATATTGTCGGTGGACAATACCATCAATATGCCGAAACCGACCGCCGCCATCAGCGCGTAAGTAATGGCGTAATACAAACCCGCCGCGAAACCGACCGCCCCCGCCATAAACGCCAGCAGGATGAAGCCCATATGCGATATGGTGGAATAGGCGAGCATACGTTTGATGTTGGCCTGCATGATGGCGGCGAGGTTACCGATCAAAAGCGATGCCACCGCCAACACGGCGAACATCTGCGACCAGTCGTGATGCACCGTTCCCAAACCGGTAACCAAGATGCGGAAGGCAAAGACGACGGCGGCAATTTTCGGCGCCGTACCGACAAAGGCGGCAACGGATGTCGGCGCGCCGTGATACACGTCGGGCACCCACATATGAAACGGCACCGCGCCCAGTTTGAACGCCACCGCCACGACGATAAACACCAGCCCCAGTTTCAACAGCCATTCGTTGGCAAGCTCGCTGTACGACGACGCCAAAACAGTGGCGAATTCGAGCGAACCCGTCGCGCCGTAGACCATCGAAATGCCGTAGAGCAACAGGCCGGAAGCCAGCGCGCCCAAGACGAAATATTTGAGCGCGGCTTCGGCGGAGCGACCGGAATCGCGGCGCAGCGCAATCATGGCATAAAGCGACAGCGACAAAAGTTCCAAACCGATATAGGCGGTCAGGAAATGCGCCGCACTCACCATCACGCTCATGCCTAACAGGGCAAACAACGACAGAGTATAAAACTCGCCTTTAAAAATACCGCGCGCCTGATTATAGGGCTTGCTGTAAATAAACAGCCCGAAGGTCAGTCCGTACAACACCAGCTTGGACAGGCGCGACATACCGTCGGCAATATACATTCCGTGAAACGCCAACGTACTGCCTTGCTCCCACACCGCCAGTTGCGTAACCGCCACGATAATGACGGTTCCCAAGCTCATCAGATGGGTCAGATAGCGGTTTTCATCGCTAATCCACAAATCTGCCAGCAATACGGCAATCAGCAGCGCAAACAGCACGATTTCGGGCATGGCAGGCATTAAGTTCAAATCAATCAAGTTCATTCGCACACCTCAAATCTTGCTTTGCGCCACATGGGCAATCAAATCGTTTGCCGCCTGATGCACCACTTCGATAAATGCCTGCGGATACAGGCCCATACCCAATACCGCAACCGCCAAAATCGCCAGAATCGCAAATTCGCGGCAGTTGATGTCTTTCATATCGGCAACGTGCGGATTGCCGACCGCGCCGAAAATCACGCGCTTATACATCCACAGCGTGTAAGACGCGCCGTAAATCAGCGTCAGCGCCGCCAGCGCGCCTACCCAGAAATTCACTTTGACCGCGCCCATAATCACCATAAACTCGCCCACGAAGCCCGAAGTCGCCGGCAGACCCGCGTTCGCCATCGCAAACAGCATCATAAACGCCGCAAACTTGGGCATCACGTTCACCACGCCGCCGTAATCGGCGATATTGCGCGTGTGCAGGCGGTCGTACATCACGCCGATACACATAAACATCGCCGCCGACACGAAACCGTGCGAAATCATCTGAATGACCGCGCCTTTCAACGCCCAGTCGTTCAACTGGCCGTTAATGAACAAGAACATCCCCAAGGTAACAAAACCCATATGGCTGATGGACGAATACGCCACCAGTTTTTTCATATCGGTCTGCACCAGCGCGACCATACCGATATACACCACCGCAATCAGGCTCAACACAATGATGACCGGCGCGAAATAGCGCGACGCGTCGGGCAGAATCGGCAGGATGAAGCGCAAAAAGCCGTATGCGCCCAATTTCAGCGTAATCGCCGCCAACACCATCGAACCGCCCGTCGGCGCCTCAACGTGGGCATCCGGCAACCAAGTGTGCACGGGGAACATCGGCACTTTCACCGCAAACGACAGGAAAAACGCCACAAACAAAAGCTGTTGCACGCCCAGCGGAATCTGTTTGATGTTTTGGAAATCCTCAATCGAAAAGCCGCCGACTTGGTAAGACAGATACACAATCGCCACCAGCATCAGCAACGAACCCATCAGCGTATAGAGAAACAGCTTCACCGACGCATACACGCGGCGCGGACCGCCCCATACGCCGATAATCAGGTACAGCGGAATCAGCATACCCTCGAAGAACACATAAAACAGCAGGGCATCCCGCGCCGAAAACGCGCCGTTAATCAGGCCCGACATGATTAAAAACGCCGCCATATACTGCGCCGGACGCTTCTGAATCACTTCCCAACCCGCCAGCACCACCATCAACGTGATAAACGCGTTCAGAATGACAAACAGCACCGAAATACCGTCCACCCCCAACGAGTAGTTGATCCGCAAAAGCGGAATCCACTCGTGGAACTCGGTAAACTGATAGCCGCCGCTCAAACGGTCGAAACCCGTAAACAAGGGCAGCGTTACCAAGAAACCGGCAAGCGCACCGATTAAAGCGAGCACGCGGGCAAGTGGCGCACGGCTGTCCGGCCCCGTCGCCAAAACCAGCACGCCCGCAGCGATGGGTATCCATATTGCCAAGCTGAGTAGGTAGTTGGAAAACATAGTGGTTAACCTGTGGTTAAAATAAAAATATAGTTGTGTGGGTTGGTTTTTCAGACGACGTTTTAAGAGGTCGTCTGAAAAAGGCTGTTCAGGCTTCTGCTATTTATCTCAAGCTAATTCTGCCGAATCTTCCAGCCTCATTCTTTCATGTAAATCTTTAATCTTATTAACATCGGTATCGTGGGATAAGATTTCTAAATTATTCACACTGGCAGTCGCATAATGAAACATATCGAATTTACGTTTTTCTAAATTCTTCGGCGTCTTATCACGTTCGGCTTCAAACTTATCAAAGCGGTACAGATTACTTGCCAAATCAGAAACATTCTGTGTAATGTCCAAAGATTCAAACTGTGCCAAAACACCGGTCAATCGAGACAATTTTTCAGATTTTCCCCAATCCACACCGCGCAAAACTTCATAACGGATAAGCGGGGTAATCACAAAACGATTGTCATCCTGTTGCAACTTTTCCGCCATATCGCTCAATACGGCTTTCCGCTTTTCTTCGTCACTGTCATCATCCGCCAAATAAACCAAGTAATTGGTATCTAAAAGATAAACCGTCATTATTTATCTCCTAATCCGCCCAATTCCTGACGTACCAATTCCAATAAGGCTTTTTTTGCCTGTTCTTGATCACGTTCTTGGACGCGTTCTATCTTCTTCTTATTCAAATCCACGCCGAATGCTTCGTTGAGCAAATCCACAAAAGAAGCATTACTTGGATAGTCAATCATCTCGCCATAGACCACACCGTCCTCCTTGCTACGTACCAAACGGTAGGCT is a genomic window containing:
- the proB gene encoding glutamate 5-kinase, whose protein sequence is MSLQNLSNIRTLVVKVGSSLVTAGGKGIDQAALDRWAAQIAELGKQGVQTVLVSSGAIAEGIKRLGWSKRPTAINELQAAAAVGQTGIAQAYENAFAPHGIRTAQILLTHDDLSNRTRYLNARSTLQTLLSKGIVPVINENDTVTTDEIKLGDNDTLGALVTNLIEADALVLLTDQKGLYDSDPRKNPQAKLIPTIAADHPDLESMAGGAGSSVGTGGMYTKVTAAKRAALSGAATVVAWGGEPDVLVRLKQGESIGTLFTSAHSRVAARKQWLLGHVQTAGSLTVDSGAAKALTEQHASLLPVGCIRTDGHFHRGELVAILDTDGKEIARGLTNYSSGETAKILQTPSERIAEKLGYAHEDELIHRDNMASHW
- a CDS encoding DUF2818 family protein, giving the protein MTASMYILLVLALIFANAPFVTTKFFGVFQLKRKHIGHHLVELAAGFILTAVLAYILESRAGAVQHQDWEFYATVVCLYLIFAFPCFVWRYFWHARNRE
- the nuoN gene encoding NADH-quinone oxidoreductase subunit NuoN, which produces MNLIDLNLMPAMPEIVLFALLIAVLLADLWISDENRYLTHLMSLGTVIIVAVTQLAVWEQGSTLAFHGMYIADGMSRLSKLVLYGLTFGLFIYSKPYNQARGIFKGEFYTLSLFALLGMSVMVSAAHFLTAYIGLELLSLSLYAMIALRRDSGRSAEAALKYFVLGALASGLLLYGISMVYGATGSLEFATVLASSYSELANEWLLKLGLVFIVVAVAFKLGAVPFHMWVPDVYHGAPTSVAAFVGTAPKIAAVVFAFRILVTGLGTVHHDWSQMFAVLAVASLLIGNLAAIMQANIKRMLAYSTISHMGFILLAFMAGAVGFAAGLYYAITYALMAAVGFGILMVLSTDNIECEEIKDLAGLNQRHAWFAFLMLLAMFSMAGIPPLMGFYAKFGVIKALLSASTAQNAAMAGSTYIVLAVFAVVMSLIGAFYYLRVVKVMYFDESTHDQPVGSNYAAKFFLSVNAFLLILWGIMPQTVIDWCARALENTL
- a CDS encoding NADH-quinone oxidoreductase subunit M — translated: MFSNYLLSLAIWIPIAAGVLVLATGPDSRAPLARVLALIGALAGFLVTLPLFTGFDRLSGGYQFTEFHEWIPLLRINYSLGVDGISVLFVILNAFITLMVVLAGWEVIQKRPAQYMAAFLIMSGLINGAFSARDALLFYVFFEGMLIPLYLIIGVWGGPRRVYASVKLFLYTLMGSLLMLVAIVYLSYQVGGFSIEDFQNIKQIPLGVQQLLFVAFFLSFAVKVPMFPVHTWLPDAHVEAPTGGSMVLAAITLKLGAYGFLRFILPILPDASRYFAPVIIVLSLIAVVYIGMVALVQTDMKKLVAYSSISHMGFVTLGMFLFINGQLNDWALKGAVIQMISHGFVSAAMFMCIGVMYDRLHTRNIADYGGVVNVMPKFAAFMMLFAMANAGLPATSGFVGEFMVIMGAVKVNFWVGALAALTLIYGASYTLWMYKRVIFGAVGNPHVADMKDINCREFAILAILAVAVLGMGLYPQAFIEVVHQAANDLIAHVAQSKI
- a CDS encoding type II toxin-antitoxin system VapC family toxin; this encodes MTVYLLDTNYLVYLADDDSDEEKRKAVLSDMAEKLQQDDNRFVITPLIRYEVLRGVDWGKSEKLSRLTGVLAQFESLDITQNVSDLASNLYRFDKFEAERDKTPKNLEKRKFDMFHYATASVNNLEILSHDTDVNKIKDLHERMRLEDSAELA